A genomic window from Elaeis guineensis isolate ETL-2024a chromosome 3, EG11, whole genome shotgun sequence includes:
- the LOC105040576 gene encoding aquaporin NIP1-1 produces MPGGRENSTGENGTRERSMEEGTAGFPGEEERSVPGHGLGLSFPFFQKIIAEVFATYFLIFAGCASVTVNLSKGTITLPGVGIVWGLVVMVMIYSVGHISGGHFNPAVTIAFATCRRFPWKQVPVYVAAQLLGAILASGTLRLLFGGKHELFPGTIPTGSDMQSLVLEFITTFYLMFVISGVATDNRAIGELAGIAVGATILLNVIIAGPISGASMNPVRSLGPAIVANRYKSIWVYIVGPTCGAVAGAWAYNVIRFTNKPLREITKSGSFLKSLGRNDSN; encoded by the exons atgccAGGAGGTAGAGAGAATTCGACTGGTGAAAACGGGACGCGGGAGAGATCTATGGAGGAGGGAACCGCTGGGTTTCCAGGGGAAGAAGAGCGTTCTGTTCCAGGCCATGGCTTGGgtctctcttttcctttcttccaAAAG ATCATCGCCGAAGTGTTTGCGACCTACTTCTTGATCTTCGCCGGCTGTGCCTCAGTGACAGTGAATCTAAGCAAGGGCACCATTACACTCCCTGGCGTAGGCATTGTGTGGGGGCTGGTGGTCATGGTTATGATCTACTCTGTCGGTCACATCTCCGGAGGCCATTTCAATCCTGCCGTCACCATTGCCTTCGCTACATGTCGGAGGTTTCCATGGAAGCAG GTGCCGGTATACGTAGCAGCTCAATTGCTGGGAGCGATCCTTGCAAGTGGTACACTGCGGTTGCTGTTTGGAGGGAAACATGAGCTCTTTCCAGGAACGATTCCGACTGGTTCAGATATGCAGTCCCTGGTGCTTGAGTTCATCACCACCTTCTACCTCATGTTTGTGATATCCGGAGTAGCCACCGACAACAGAGCG ATTGGAGAACTGGCAGGAATAGCAGTTGGAGCTACCATCCTACTAAATGTGATTATTGCCGG CCCTATATCGGGAGCATCGATGAACCCAGTGAGGAGTCTAGGCCCTGCAATTGTGGCTAACCGGTACAAGAGCATTTGGGTGTACATAGTTGGGCCTACTTGTGGTGCGGTGGCAGGAGCATGGGCGTACAACGTCATCCGCTTCACCAACAAGCCCTTGCGCGAGATCACCAAGAGTGGCTCATTCCTTAAAAGCTTGGGCAGGAACGACTCCAACTAA